In Ancylomarina subtilis, the genomic stretch AACAATGGCGTCAACACCGGCATCTTCGCATTTTTTTGCAAAAAAAGCACTTGAAACCACATGCACAACGGTAATGCCATGCTTCTTTAAAAATGGTGTCCATTTTTTTGGGCTACCAGCTGAAGTAAACACGATTTTGATTCCTTCTTTTACGATAATATCCATAATCTTATCCATCTCAGGATAAAGTAAAGGCACATTAACTCCAAAGGGTTTTTTACATGCTGCTTTTGCTTTTTGAATATGTTCCTGAAAAGTATCCGGGTGCATCGAGCCAGCACCGATTAGTCCCAAGCCTCCTGCGTTACTAACTGCAGTTGCAAGTTTCCATCCTGAACACCATACCATTCCACCTTGAATGATCGGTTTTTCGATGCCAAAAAGTTGAGTGATTCTATTTATCATGATTATTTGTTACTGAGTGTGTGCAAAAAAAAGACACTAAGAAAAACAAACTTCTTGTGTCTTATTGTATGTCGGCAAAATTAGGAAAAATCTTGGGATATGACTGATATTAAGGATTAAGATTAGAACTTAGCATCTCCGGACTGATTTTTTGTTTTGATGTAAAATCGATAGAATAGAGGATTTTAATCTCATCAGCGGTAGAAATTGCTCCGAAAAAAGCCGTGGGTGGTTTAATTTTAAAATCAGACATTTTTAGATCGATATGACCTGTGATATTCATCTTTCTACTTCCCAATATTTTCCCATTTATAGGAAGTTTAACATCTTTTGATTGCCCTGAGATAATGAGTGTCCCAAAAGCGACAGCATTAAAACTGGCTGGTTTATTATTTCTAATTGTAATTTTTTTCAATAAAAAAGTGATGTATGGGAAGTGCGATAAATCCATAGCCTTATGGGCTTTTTTCTCCATGGCACTTTCCT encodes the following:
- a CDS encoding YceI family protein yields the protein MIHIFSLLLFVFNNTAIAQNSIHLIPETSSIRVLGTSNVHDWEMYVEFQTETLDYEIPNNSLKKLKNIEFKIEGNQFKSKESAMEKKAHKAMDLSHFPYITFLLKKITIRNNKPASFNAVAFGTLIISGQSKDVKLPINGKILGSRKMNITGHIDLKMSDFKIKPPTAFFGAISTADEIKILYSIDFTSKQKISPEMLSSNLNP